One stretch of Fictibacillus sp. b24 DNA includes these proteins:
- a CDS encoding ABC transporter ATP-binding protein, translating to MIAAENLTKKFGRKEVLKNINFIIQKGETVGVVGPNGAGKSTLLRIIATIMSASSGTVEVDELDVKKEKKAIRQKIGYVPQEIAVYHELTTRENLRFFGKLANNSSEERWMKRCEEWRLAEHLDKKVKHLSGGNQRKLNILIAMLHDPEILILDEPTVGIDISAKQEIVNDLRELGMEGKTILYSSHDAQELETLCTSFLILKEGELLFYGSKQKVRQFGSIAQSKNFAETLGEIVG from the coding sequence TTGATTGCTGCAGAAAATCTAACAAAGAAATTTGGCAGAAAAGAAGTTTTAAAGAATATCAATTTCATAATTCAAAAAGGAGAAACCGTCGGCGTTGTAGGCCCAAACGGCGCTGGAAAGTCTACGTTGCTTAGAATCATCGCAACCATCATGAGCGCGTCAAGCGGAACGGTTGAGGTCGATGAATTAGATGTGAAAAAAGAGAAAAAGGCGATCCGTCAAAAAATCGGATATGTACCGCAAGAAATTGCCGTGTATCATGAGTTAACAACGCGAGAGAATTTAAGATTTTTTGGAAAGTTAGCGAACAATTCATCTGAAGAAAGATGGATGAAACGTTGTGAAGAATGGCGGCTTGCTGAGCATTTGGATAAAAAAGTGAAGCATCTGTCTGGCGGTAATCAGCGAAAACTTAACATCTTGATCGCGATGCTGCATGACCCGGAGATTTTGATTTTGGACGAACCAACAGTAGGAATAGATATCTCTGCAAAACAGGAAATCGTGAATGATTTGCGCGAGCTTGGAATGGAAGGGAAGACCATCCTATATTCCAGCCACGACGCGCAAGAGCTTGAAACATTATGCACCTCCTTTTTAATTTTAAAAGAAGGTGAGCTGCTGTTTTACGGATCCAAACAAAAAGTAAGGCAGTTTGGGTCGATTGCGCAATCAAAGAATTTTGCGGAGACGCTTGGGGAGATAGTGGGTTAA
- a CDS encoding helix-turn-helix domain-containing protein, whose translation MIGERVKKYRTEKGLSITALADKAGVAKSYISALERNIQQNPSIQLLEKIADVLNISVDHLIKQEVDTQSLDQEWANLVKEAMGSGVSKEQFKEFLEFNKWKNKQS comes from the coding sequence ATGATTGGTGAACGTGTAAAAAAATACCGCACTGAAAAAGGGCTCTCCATTACAGCTTTAGCTGATAAAGCAGGGGTAGCAAAGTCTTATATAAGTGCACTAGAACGAAATATCCAACAGAATCCGTCTATTCAGCTTCTTGAAAAGATTGCAGATGTGCTGAATATATCTGTAGATCACTTAATCAAACAGGAAGTTGATACACAAAGCCTAGATCAAGAATGGGCCAACCTAGTAAAAGAAGCTATGGGTTCTGGTGTAAGCAAAGAGCAGTTCAAAGAGTTTTTAGAGTTTAATAAATGGAAAAACAAACAAAGCTAA
- a CDS encoding NlpC/P60 family protein: protein MKKWIATSVLGATLLLSPLQAFANIGDQTLRPTMTHSDVKTLQSILRDKGYFTYSGSYTSYYGSYTKSAVVSFQRAKGLTADGIAGRNTFNKLGVYNVNNSYLVEYAKRYQGTPYKWGGTTPSGFDCSGYINYVFKNSHNITLPRTVKDMWANTGYKVSTQAVGDLVFFETYEPGASHMGIYIGNGKFIHAGSSTGVTIADMNNSYWGPRYYGTKRL, encoded by the coding sequence ATGAAAAAATGGATAGCAACATCAGTTTTAGGAGCAACTTTATTATTGTCGCCACTTCAGGCATTTGCAAATATCGGAGATCAAACACTTCGTCCAACAATGACGCATTCAGATGTAAAAACATTACAATCAATATTGCGCGATAAAGGATACTTTACATATAGCGGTTCATATACATCGTATTATGGATCCTACACAAAGAGTGCCGTAGTAAGTTTTCAGCGTGCTAAGGGCTTAACAGCTGACGGTATCGCTGGTCGCAACACGTTTAACAAACTAGGAGTCTATAACGTTAACAACTCCTATTTAGTAGAATACGCAAAACGTTATCAAGGCACTCCTTACAAATGGGGCGGAACAACACCATCTGGTTTTGACTGTTCAGGATACATCAACTATGTATTTAAAAACTCGCACAACATTACGCTGCCACGTACAGTTAAAGATATGTGGGCAAATACAGGTTATAAAGTATCAACACAAGCTGTAGGTGACCTTGTATTCTTTGAAACGTACGAGCCAGGCGCTTCACACATGGGAATCTATATTGGGAACGGGAAGTTCATACACGCTGGATCATCAACGGGTGTAACAATCGCTGATATGAACAATTCATATTGGGGACCACGTTATTACGGGACGAAACGCTTATAA
- a CDS encoding STAS domain-containing protein — MNQTPNELLKSQTSIDINGSSFLWDTEKGIFKFEGADVLLFWTDSAFKVFLDSIEEITGEGTADLVFETAGYRTGLVVSDFYKKSMVSIETSFESLPNIYASAGWGKTFIDVDVEKKEAVITISNGWETKVKKAQNSTRMGRFLPGHWAGVFTGLFDTNMWYEVLEHDLTSDFLKIRITESNITPKDNIRELVQREEQNEIMKLEAMVENRTRELTDLIREISSPIIPVTDNIVVIPLIGKYNELRSKDMLEHTLTSLPQHRAKFVILDLTGIKSIDSEMVDMLNKLVSSARLFGMETLLVGISPELSMEVTKHQYSIGESTYFRNLKHAIHFAFAKEGMFIQEPKK, encoded by the coding sequence ATGAATCAGACGCCGAATGAATTATTGAAATCTCAAACCAGTATTGATATTAATGGTTCATCTTTTCTTTGGGACACAGAAAAAGGTATTTTTAAATTTGAAGGCGCCGACGTTTTGCTGTTTTGGACTGATTCAGCGTTCAAGGTATTTCTGGACTCAATTGAAGAGATTACTGGCGAAGGAACGGCAGACCTTGTTTTTGAGACAGCTGGCTATCGTACTGGACTTGTCGTAAGCGATTTTTATAAAAAATCAATGGTTTCTATAGAAACATCTTTTGAATCATTGCCCAACATTTATGCTTCTGCTGGTTGGGGAAAAACGTTTATTGATGTAGATGTGGAAAAGAAAGAAGCGGTTATTACCATCTCTAATGGATGGGAAACAAAAGTTAAGAAGGCACAAAACAGCACGCGTATGGGCCGATTCTTACCTGGTCATTGGGCTGGCGTATTTACAGGTCTGTTTGATACAAACATGTGGTACGAAGTTTTGGAGCATGATCTTACCTCTGACTTTCTAAAAATACGAATAACAGAGTCAAATATTACGCCAAAAGATAATATTCGTGAACTTGTTCAGCGTGAAGAACAAAATGAGATCATGAAGCTTGAAGCAATGGTTGAAAATCGCACGCGCGAGTTAACTGACCTTATTCGCGAGATTTCTTCGCCTATTATTCCAGTAACCGATAATATCGTGGTTATCCCGCTGATCGGTAAATATAATGAATTGCGTTCCAAAGATATGCTGGAACACACTCTTACTTCTCTACCGCAACATCGCGCTAAATTTGTAATCCTGGATTTAACCGGTATAAAGTCCATAGATTCAGAGATGGTAGATATGCTGAATAAGCTCGTATCCTCTGCCCGGTTGTTCGGTATGGAGACGTTGTTAGTAGGTATCTCACCAGAATTGAGTATGGAAGTAACAAAACACCAATATTCCATTGGGGAAAGTACATATTTTAGAAACCTGAAGCATGCCATTCATTTTGCTTTTGCTAAGGAAGGTATGTTCATTCAGGAACCTAAAAAATAG
- a CDS encoding anti-repressor SinI family protein encodes MENTLTLDHEWIELMKEARDQGFTKEEIIRFLQNPQLIATEYVAQEN; translated from the coding sequence GTGGAAAATACTTTGACATTGGATCACGAGTGGATTGAGCTAATGAAAGAAGCAAGAGATCAGGGTTTCACTAAAGAAGAGATTATTCGTTTTTTACAGAATCCCCAGCTGATTGCAACAGAATACGTTGCACAAGAAAATTAA
- a CDS encoding ABC transporter permease: MVWTIAFTRIKLLLQSPLSWIGLLIPVLLLSFLNMSVEKTANATKIPVVIVDEDATEYSKTVIERVSKNPAIAVSVSNEDEARLQIETQKAAIGFLIPKGFMDQIQKNDEDGLVTMWLSTGTISHGLVREIFASEVKRLSSNSYGANTVLKTYGKSENLNAAEQASVWKDAWAFSDKHWEPKPLMTIDYKVGVTSEKAETAETGSAASIYIPGMLVLLMLFSFLWNSWPIKDRNSGMRSRVPYSVGRFSVYWIGNALGVLILQFVLLVLLCGFGWWKGELEVNGAVIFALIGYVLFLNALSLTFAYFVHANRTWQAITLFVVLATSLLSGTFFPSDELSSFLERAAQWTPQYWVISSLHQDTLLIPLVFVGISIILYGLSTIKAGDNA; encoded by the coding sequence ATGGTCTGGACAATTGCCTTTACACGTATAAAATTATTGCTTCAAAGTCCGTTGAGCTGGATCGGCTTGTTGATTCCCGTCCTATTGCTGAGTTTTTTAAACATGTCTGTTGAAAAGACCGCGAACGCAACGAAAATCCCTGTCGTAATCGTGGATGAGGATGCTACAGAATACTCCAAAACCGTTATTGAAAGAGTGAGTAAAAATCCAGCGATCGCTGTAAGTGTGAGTAACGAAGACGAAGCCCGTCTACAAATCGAGACGCAAAAAGCGGCAATCGGTTTTCTCATACCAAAAGGATTTATGGATCAAATTCAGAAAAATGATGAAGACGGACTCGTGACCATGTGGCTCTCAACCGGTACTATTTCACACGGCTTAGTGCGCGAAATTTTTGCAAGCGAAGTGAAACGTTTGTCGAGTAATTCGTATGGCGCGAACACCGTGTTAAAAACGTACGGAAAGAGCGAAAATCTCAATGCCGCAGAACAAGCATCCGTCTGGAAAGATGCTTGGGCGTTTAGCGACAAACATTGGGAGCCAAAACCGCTCATGACTATTGATTACAAAGTCGGCGTCACGAGTGAAAAAGCCGAAACGGCTGAGACCGGATCCGCAGCTTCAATCTATATTCCCGGAATGCTCGTCCTCTTAATGCTGTTCAGCTTTTTATGGAACAGCTGGCCAATCAAAGACCGCAATTCAGGCATGCGCTCAAGAGTCCCATATTCGGTGGGCAGATTTTCTGTGTATTGGATCGGTAATGCCCTCGGGGTGCTGATTTTACAGTTTGTGCTTCTGGTTCTGTTATGTGGTTTTGGCTGGTGGAAAGGTGAACTCGAGGTAAACGGAGCGGTAATTTTTGCGCTCATAGGATATGTGCTGTTTTTAAATGCGCTATCCTTGACTTTCGCCTATTTTGTTCACGCCAACCGCACATGGCAGGCGATTACACTTTTTGTTGTGCTCGCCACATCGCTATTAAGCGGAACCTTTTTTCCGAGTGACGAACTTTCAAGCTTTTTAGAACGAGCCGCACAATGGACCCCTCAATATTGGGTCATATCATCACTGCACCAGGATACACTGCTGATCCCACTTGTTTTTGTAGGAATCAGCATTATCTTATACGGACTTTCAACGATAAAGGCAGGTGACAACGCTTGA